ATCGATCGTCTGTCGGGCGGACGCCTCGTGCTGGGCATCGCATCCGGTGATCGGCCCGTCGAGTTTCCGGCCTATGGCATCGATATCGATACGCGCGGAGACCGCTTCGCGGCAACCGTCACCTATTTCCGGCAATTGATCGGGGGCGATCGTCCCTCGGTCCACTCGCCGCTCGGCACCATGGATGGCGTCGATCTCCTGCCCAAACCGGCGGCCGGGCGCATACCGCTCATCGTCACCGGCTCGAGCCGGCAGGACCTGTCATGGGTTGGCGACCATGCCGATGGCTGGCTGACCTATCCGCAGTCGACCCACACGCCGGAAGGGCCGCGGCAGCTGTCCGATAAGATCCGGGCCTGGCGCGCGCTCATCCCGGATGGCGGTTTCCGGCCCCACCTGACCAATGAATGGCTCGACCTCGCCGAAGATCCGAACTTTCCCAGGACGCCGCTTCAGGGTGGTTACGTTCTGAAGACCGGCCGCAAGGCGCTGATCGACCTTCTCGGCGAATGGCGCGCGGCCGGCGTGAACCATGGCGCTCTCGGCATTCAGTTCGCCGCGCGGCCGGCAGCCGAGATCATCCAGGAGCTGGCGGAAGAGGTGCTGCCGCTGTTCCCGTCGCATCCGGGCCCGCCGCCACTGACGCAGAAATGGTGATCGTCGGCGAGGAATGGCCACCCTCGCCCCGAAATCACTCCCCCTCGTCGCGCAACAGGCCGGCGATCAGGCGGCGAACCTGGCCGATCTCGTCGTCGTTGATGGTATGGCCCATGCCCGGATAGATCCGTTCGGTGACGGTCGCGCCGAGGCCGGCCAGCACCTTGCTGGTCTCCTTGACCCGGCCGAGCGGGATGTGGCTGTCGACATCGCTGCAGCCGAGGAACACCGGCGTGCCGCCGAGCGTTCCCGCATAGTCGCGCGGCGTCCCCTCAGGGCCGATCAGGCCGGCGCTCAGGCCGGCCACGCCGCCGAAGTGGCGGGCATTGCGCGCGGCATATTCCAGCGCCAGGCAGCCGCCCTGCGAGAAGCCGGCGAGGATGATGCGCTCCGGCGCGAACCCCTCCCCGGCAAGCGCCTCAACGGTCGTTCCGACAATGCCGAGCGCGCGCGTCAGCGACGGCTCGTTCTGGGCCAACGGCGCCAGGAAGGATTGCGGGTACCAGCTGTGGCCCGGCGCCTGCGGCGCCAGATAGGCAAGGTCCGGCTGGGCGAACACCTCCGCCAGCGACAGCATGCCCTCGGCGCTGGCGCCGCGGCCGTGCAGCAGGATCATGGCGGCGCGGGCGCGCGACAATGGCGCGCCCGCACGTGCGATCGAAAGGCTCTGGTCGGTGGCCATCAGGCGGTCTCCAGGGGCAGCAGGATCTTTTCGAGCTCGCCACGGCGGGCTTCCAGGAAGCGCGGCAGTTTCAGGTCCTGGCCGAGCGTCGCCAGGGGCTCGTCGACGGTGAAGCCCGGGACATCGGTGGCGATCTCGAAGATCACGCCGCCGGGTTCGCGGAAATAGACCGAGCGGAA
This portion of the Phreatobacter stygius genome encodes:
- a CDS encoding LLM class oxidoreductase, giving the protein MTLATKTPTAGQRAGGASFDAFAGHPGYRRMFAPDQLTLGIFLPLRFFRGDMRVLADQADLVADVDRRGFAAVWVRDVPLFDPGFGDAGQVFDPFTYLAYLAARTERVALATGSAIFSLRHPIDLAKMATTIDRLSGGRLVLGIASGDRPVEFPAYGIDIDTRGDRFAATVTYFRQLIGGDRPSVHSPLGTMDGVDLLPKPAAGRIPLIVTGSSRQDLSWVGDHADGWLTYPQSTHTPEGPRQLSDKIRAWRALIPDGGFRPHLTNEWLDLAEDPNFPRTPLQGGYVLKTGRKALIDLLGEWRAAGVNHGALGIQFAARPAAEIIQELAEEVLPLFPSHPGPPPLTQKW
- a CDS encoding alpha/beta hydrolase; the encoded protein is MATDQSLSIARAGAPLSRARAAMILLHGRGASAEGMLSLAEVFAQPDLAYLAPQAPGHSWYPQSFLAPLAQNEPSLTRALGIVGTTVEALAGEGFAPERIILAGFSQGGCLALEYAARNARHFGGVAGLSAGLIGPEGTPRDYAGTLGGTPVFLGCSDVDSHIPLGRVKETSKVLAGLGATVTERIYPGMGHTINDDEIGQVRRLIAGLLRDEGE